CGTCCCGGACCGTCCGCCGACGACGACCTGCCAGCCGAGCAGCCGCGCGGTCGCGGAGGCGTAGGTCGACTCCGGCTCGACGCCGCGGTCGCCGACCGTGTAACTGTCGCCGAGGAACATCACGACGGGCGGCGCCCCGCGCGCCCCGTCCTTCGGTCCGTCCGCCGCGGCCGGCTTGTGCACCGAGCCCGCGAGCAGGGAACACCCCGTGAGCAGGGAACTTCCGGCGAGCGACAGGACCGCCGCCAGGCACAGGCACAGCATCCGGGTCGCCGCGCCGCGTCGGGCGCGGCGAGATGTCATGGAGTACCACCAACGAGATCGGGGGACGCCTCCGCATCTTACTGACCTCGCGCCTCCCACGCGCGCACTCCGCGACCATCCCGTCACCGCGCCGCGGCCGTGTCGTCACCGGCCGCGGCGACGAATCGCGTCCTTCCCTACATCCCCCGTTCATCCGGCGGATCGGACCGGGCCACCCGGCGGCGGGAGGGTTCCGCGGTGACTCGACGGGAACGGCTGCGCGAACTCGACCTGCTGCGCTTCGCGGCCGCGCTGGCGGTGGTGCTCTACCACTTCACGGGCTTCGGCGGCGCCGGGGCGTGGCCCGCGCCCTCTCAGGACGTCTTCCCCGAGATCGCGCCGGTCACCCGGTTCGGGTACCTCGGCGTCGACCTGTTCTTCGTCATCAGCGGGTTCGTGATCCTCATGAGCGCGTGGGGACGCGGCCCGGGGGAGTTCGGGATCTCCCGGCTCGTCCGGCTGATGCCCGCGTACTGGGTGAGCGTGCTGCTGGGCGCCGCCGTCTACGCGGTGTTCCGGATGGGGCACGGCGTCCCCGGCCTGATCGTCCCCAACCTGACGATGCTGCAGGGCGGGCTCGGCCTGCGGAACGTGGACGCCGTCTACTGGACGCTCTGGGTCGAGCTGCACTTCTATGTGCTCGCCGCCGTCCTCGCGGGGATCGGGATCACCTACCGCTCGTGCCTGGTCTTCATGGCGGCCTGGATGCTCGGCGGCGTCTTCGCCGACGAGGCCGACAACAGGATCCTCCAGGTGATGCTGGTCCCGACCTGGAGCTGCTACTTCATCGCGGGCATGGCGCTGTACATGATCCACCGGTTCGGCCCGACGCTGCTGCTCTGGGGGTACGTGGCCGCCTCCTACCTCATCGCCCTGCGCTGGGGGGCCTGGCGCGCGGAGCACGTGTTCGGGGGCGCCGACGAGACCGTGGTCGGCGCCGTCATCACGGGCATCTTCGCGGTGATGATCCTCGTCGCCACCGGCCGGCTGAGCCGGCTCCGCCGGCGGGGCATGTCCGTCCTCGGGGCGCTCACCTACCCCCTCTACCTCGTCCACTCCCAGCTCGCGCTCCCCCTGCTGGACGCGGTGTATCCGGGCCTCGACCGCTGGACGGCGCTGGCGGTGGTCATCGGGACCTCGCTGCTGGCCGCCTACGCCGTGCACCGCCTGGTGGAACGCCCCGGCGCGGCGTGGATGCGGGCCCGGCTCATGGCGTCGTTGAAACCCATGCGGCCGCCCGAGGAAGCGCCTACGCCGGTGATGGGTGGCGATCGGGGCGGACGGGGCGGTGCTGACCTCGACGGCGGTGAGTCCCGCGATCGCGCCCCGGTCGACGCGGCGCACACCTGACCCCTGCCCGGTTCCACGCGGCGCAGCGACCGCTGTT
The sequence above is a segment of the Actinomadura coerulea genome. Coding sequences within it:
- a CDS encoding acyltransferase family protein, with the translated sequence MTRRERLRELDLLRFAAALAVVLYHFTGFGGAGAWPAPSQDVFPEIAPVTRFGYLGVDLFFVISGFVILMSAWGRGPGEFGISRLVRLMPAYWVSVLLGAAVYAVFRMGHGVPGLIVPNLTMLQGGLGLRNVDAVYWTLWVELHFYVLAAVLAGIGITYRSCLVFMAAWMLGGVFADEADNRILQVMLVPTWSCYFIAGMALYMIHRFGPTLLLWGYVAASYLIALRWGAWRAEHVFGGADETVVGAVITGIFAVMILVATGRLSRLRRRGMSVLGALTYPLYLVHSQLALPLLDAVYPGLDRWTALAVVIGTSLLAAYAVHRLVERPGAAWMRARLMASLKPMRPPEEAPTPVMGGDRGGRGGADLDGGESRDRAPVDAAHT